In the genome of bacterium, one region contains:
- the pyrH gene encoding UMP kinase: MYKRVLLKLSGEILSKDIGYGMNREKAISISYELKEIKELGVDIAISMGGGNLFRGIDKDAQGMERATADYIGMLATLMNSLFLQDSLEEIGTPCRVLSSLEMEKVAEPYIRRRAIRHLEKGRIVIFACGTGNPFFSTDTAAALRAAEINADVLLKATKVEGIYSGDPLIDKTSKKYDELTYMDVLKNDLKIMDASAISLCRENNLPLIVFNILQKGNMKRAILGEKIGTIVRR, translated from the coding sequence ATGTATAAAAGGGTTCTACTTAAGCTCTCAGGAGAGATTTTGTCAAAGGATATTGGGTACGGAATGAATAGAGAAAAGGCAATCTCTATATCTTATGAGCTAAAGGAAATCAAGGAGCTTGGCGTGGATATTGCCATAAGTATGGGGGGCGGAAACCTCTTTAGGGGAATAGATAAGGATGCACAAGGTATGGAGAGGGCAACGGCTGATTATATAGGAATGCTTGCCACCTTAATGAATTCATTATTTCTTCAGGATTCGTTAGAGGAAATTGGCACACCCTGCAGGGTTCTTTCCAGCCTTGAGATGGAAAAGGTTGCCGAGCCATATATAAGAAGGAGGGCAATAAGGCATCTGGAAAAGGGCCGGATTGTTATATTTGCCTGCGGAACGGGAAATCCATTCTTTTCAACCGATACAGCGGCAGCATTGCGGGCGGCAGAGATAAATGCCGATGTCCTCCTTAAGGCAACAAAGGTTGAGGGTATTTATAGTGGAGATCCCTTAATAGATAAAACATCTAAAAAATATGATGAACTGACCTATATGGATGTTTTAAAGAATGATTTAAAGATAATGGATGCATCTGCTATTTCTCTATGCAGAGAAAATAATCTTCCCCTTATTGTATTTAATATTTTACAAAAGGGGAATATGAAAAGGGCAATATTGGGAGAAAAGATAGGAACAATTGTAAGGAGGTAA
- the frr gene encoding ribosome recycling factor has protein sequence MEKVIKDAREKMEGVVKSCKDELSHIRTGRASPSLIEHIKVECYGSFLPINQLASISIPEAKQIVIQPWDKAQEKAITKAIMNANIGLHPTSDGEVIRLIIPPLTDERRKELDKMVKALAEEKRVAIRNIRHELNHKIDERKKNKEMGEDDAFRLKEEIQKETDGYIERIDELLLQKEKEIKET, from the coding sequence ATGGAAAAGGTGATAAAGGATGCAAGGGAGAAGATGGAGGGGGTGGTTAAATCCTGTAAAGATGAGCTTTCTCACATAAGAACAGGAAGGGCATCCCCTTCTCTTATTGAGCATATCAAGGTAGAGTGTTATGGAAGCTTTCTTCCCATAAACCAGCTGGCAAGCATATCTATCCCAGAGGCAAAGCAGATTGTTATTCAACCCTGGGACAAAGCACAAGAAAAGGCAATTACAAAGGCCATTATGAATGCCAACATTGGATTACATCCAACATCTGATGGTGAAGTAATAAGGCTTATTATTCCTCCCTTAACCGATGAGAGGAGAAAAGAACTGGATAAGATGGTAAAGGCTTTGGCGGAAGAAAAAAGGGTGGCGATAAGGAATATAAGGCATGAGCTAAACCACAAGATTGATGAAAGGAAGAAAAATAAAGAGATGGGAGAGGATGATGCATTTAGGCTAAAAGAGGAAATACAAAAGGAGACAGATGGTTATATAGAAAGGATAGACGAGCTCCTTTTACAGAAGGAAAAGGAAATAAAAGAGACTTAG